In Kitasatospora gansuensis, a genomic segment contains:
- the folB gene encoding dihydroneopterin aldolase translates to MDRVTLRGLRARGHHGVFERERIEGQTFVVDLVLYLDTRPAASGDDLTRTAHYGVVAEEVTAIISGEPVDLIETLAQRIADQCLAHDAVEEVEVTVHKPDAPITVPFDDVTITIHRGRA, encoded by the coding sequence CTGGACCGCGTCACTCTGCGGGGCCTCCGCGCCCGGGGCCACCACGGCGTCTTCGAGCGTGAGCGGATCGAGGGCCAGACCTTCGTGGTCGACCTGGTGCTCTACCTGGACACCCGCCCGGCGGCCTCCGGCGACGACCTGACCCGTACCGCGCACTACGGCGTGGTGGCCGAGGAGGTCACCGCGATCATCTCCGGCGAGCCGGTCGACCTGATCGAGACGCTGGCCCAGCGGATCGCCGACCAGTGCCTCGCGCACGACGCCGTCGAGGAGGTCGAGGTCACCGTGCACAAGCCGGACGCCCCGATCACCGTTCCGTTCGACGACGTCACGATCACCATCCACCGGGGCCGCGCGTGA